In one Spirosoma rigui genomic region, the following are encoded:
- a CDS encoding TCR/Tet family MFS transporter, which yields MKKRTGPALVFIFITLLIDVTGLGIIIPVFPKLIEQLIDGNLSQAASYGGWLSFSYALMQFVFSPILGGLSDRFGRRPVLLFSLFGFGLDYILQGFAPTIGWLFVGRLLAGVTGASFTTANAYIADISTPEKRAQNFGLVGAAFGVGFILGPAMGGYLGQFGPRVPFFVAAGLSLVNFLYGFFILPESLAPENRRPFDWRRANPVGSLMNLGRYPVILGLVASLVLIYIAGFAVQGTWTFYTMEKFKWDEKTVGWSLAAIGLAFAIVQGGLSRVIIPKLGQQRSVYVGLLFSALGFALFAFATQSWMMFAFMSVYALGGIAGPSVQGIISTQVPANEQGEVQGALTSLTSTTSIIGPLIMTNLFSYFTATTAPVYFPGAPYLLGAVLTLFSALLAWRGFRKTRLAT from the coding sequence ATGAAAAAACGTACCGGTCCTGCGCTTGTCTTTATTTTTATTACGCTCCTGATCGATGTAACGGGATTAGGAATCATCATCCCGGTTTTTCCGAAACTGATTGAGCAGTTAATCGACGGTAATCTTAGCCAGGCGGCCAGTTATGGCGGTTGGTTATCGTTCTCGTACGCGCTGATGCAGTTTGTTTTCTCACCCATCCTGGGTGGTCTTAGCGACCGTTTTGGCCGGCGGCCGGTGTTGCTGTTCTCCTTGTTCGGCTTTGGTCTCGATTACATTCTGCAGGGGTTTGCGCCAACGATTGGCTGGTTGTTTGTGGGACGTTTACTGGCGGGCGTTACCGGGGCCAGCTTCACAACGGCCAATGCATACATCGCCGACATCAGCACGCCGGAAAAGCGGGCGCAGAACTTTGGACTGGTTGGAGCCGCATTTGGGGTTGGCTTCATTCTGGGACCGGCTATGGGTGGCTATCTGGGTCAGTTTGGACCCCGGGTGCCGTTCTTCGTAGCAGCCGGATTATCCCTGGTCAATTTCCTGTATGGCTTTTTTATTCTTCCAGAATCACTGGCACCCGAAAACCGGCGGCCGTTCGACTGGCGACGGGCCAATCCGGTTGGATCGCTGATGAACCTGGGACGCTACCCGGTTATTCTGGGGCTGGTTGCGTCGCTGGTACTGATCTACATCGCCGGTTTTGCCGTGCAGGGTACCTGGACATTCTACACGATGGAGAAATTCAAATGGGACGAGAAAACCGTGGGCTGGTCGCTAGCGGCTATCGGGTTGGCGTTTGCCATTGTGCAGGGCGGATTAAGCCGGGTTATCATCCCGAAGCTGGGGCAGCAGCGTTCAGTCTATGTAGGCCTGCTGTTTAGTGCACTTGGCTTTGCGCTGTTCGCGTTTGCCACCCAGAGCTGGATGATGTTTGCCTTTATGAGTGTATACGCCCTGGGTGGCATTGCAGGCCCTTCTGTGCAGGGCATTATTTCGACGCAGGTACCCGCCAACGAGCAAGGTGAAGTACAGGGAGCACTAACCAGCTTGACTAGTACTACGTCCATTATTGGCCCGCTCATCATGACCAACCTGTTCTCCTACTTCACCGCCACTACGGCGCCGGTCTATTTTCCGGGGGCACCTTACCTGCTGGGAGCGGTACTTACACTTTTCAGCGCTCTGCTGGCCTGGCGCGGTTTTCGCAAAACCCGGCTGGCTACCTAG
- a CDS encoding YceI family protein produces MNVMMKYSCLLAIGILCAFVNPMAKRKLMADKSLSTVTYSARHPLHNWDGVSHDVNCALIYNDETKQPETVAVSVKVASFDSDNNNRDSHAMEVLEGLKYPNVTFVSADIKAGQNGALTAKGTLTFHGVAKPVTLQATRKDAGGKLTLSGEFPVNMSDHNIERPSLMGMKTEDGMVLKFNVVFTL; encoded by the coding sequence ATGAACGTCATGATGAAATATAGCTGCCTGCTGGCTATCGGGATACTGTGCGCCTTTGTGAATCCGATGGCCAAGCGCAAGCTGATGGCCGACAAGAGCCTGTCGACGGTCACGTACTCGGCCCGGCATCCGCTCCACAACTGGGACGGAGTTAGCCACGATGTTAACTGTGCCCTGATCTACAACGATGAGACAAAACAGCCTGAAACGGTTGCGGTTTCAGTCAAAGTAGCCTCGTTTGACAGCGACAATAACAACCGCGACTCACACGCGATGGAAGTTCTTGAAGGGCTTAAATACCCGAATGTGACGTTCGTGAGCGCCGATATAAAGGCGGGGCAGAACGGTGCATTGACGGCAAAAGGGACCCTGACTTTTCACGGGGTAGCCAAACCCGTTACGCTGCAGGCGACGCGCAAAGATGCGGGCGGCAAACTAACCCTCTCTGGCGAATTCCCAGTAAACATGAGCGATCATAATATTGAACGTCCTTCGCTGATGGGCATGAAGACAGAAGACGGCATGGTGCTTAAGTTCAACGTTGTGTTTACGTTGTAA